From Mucilaginibacter gotjawali:
GGCGATGGGCAGCAGGCCAGCTTATTTGGCACCGCTTTAGCTGAGGGATTTATTAAGAAAGTTTTGGAAAACCAGGTTATCCAACAACAAATAGTGGTTATATCCAGCCCTTATTCGTTTATACCGACCGCCACTTTTGCGATGAAAAACCATTTTGTTTACCGGTTGAATCGCTGGTTGGCTGAAAACCGTTTACCGGTTGTACAGGAAACAAAGGTACACCGCACGATCACGTATAAGGATGACTATGGCGAATTGAATGCGGAGCAAAGGATGAAATTGATAGGCAATGATTCCTTCCATATTGATGCTGCCTTTTTAAGAGGGAAAACGCTGATTTTTTTGGATGATATAAAGATTACCGGGAGCCATGAAAGAATGATCACAAAAATGATCAGCGAATATGCCCTGGATAATGAGATCCATATGTTGTATTTTGCCGAGCTCACTAATCCGGATATTCATCCCAATATCGAAAATTACCTCAATTATCATGATGTAAAATCGATTTTTGACCTGGATAGTATCATTAACGGTGGTAGTTTTTGTATCAATACCCGTATAGTTAAGTTTATATTAAACTATGAGCACCATAGTTTTTGCGTATTTTTGCAGAATAAATCCAAAAAGTTCCTTAACGAGTTATACGATATGGCTTTAGGAAACAGCTATCACACCATGGATAGCTATGCCTTAAATCTTAATTACATAAAAAACCACTTATTTAAAAACCATCAAGTTTTAGCATAATTATTATGGCAATTAATCTTCAAAAAGGCCAGAGAGAGGCAATTAACGCACCAAAGTTTACCATTGGATTGGGCTGGGATACCAACTCGTCATCTACCGGTTCGGCTTTCGACCTGGATGCCTCGGTGTTTATTCTTGGCGAAAACAAAAAATATTAACAGACGCTCACTTTGTGTTTTACAATAACCTGGTGTCGCCAGATGGAAGCGTGGAGCATACAGGCGATAATTTAACCGGCGACGGTGACGGTGATGACGAACAGATTAAGATTGACCTGTCGAAGGTTGATCCTCGCACTACTGAAATATGCGTAGTGGTAACCATACATGACGCCGAGAACCGCCGGCAAAACTTCGGGCAGGTTCGCAATTCGTTTATCCGGATTTTTGATGCAGCTACCAATAGCGATATCCTGAAATATGAATTGGAGGAAGATTTTTCTATCGAGACAGCGATTGAGTTCGGCCGGATTTACAAAAAGGATGATAAGTGGAAGTTTGAAGCCATTGGCGCCGGCATGAAAGGCGGCCTGGCTGATTATTTAAAAAAATACAACTAATATGGCAATCAATTTAGAAAAAGGCCAGCGGATCAACCTTGAAAAAGGCAATGGCACCAAACTGCAAAACATCTGCGTTGGAATAAATTGGGGCGCAATTGTTAAAAAGGGCCTGTTTGGCTTTGGCACAATAAAGGAAGCTGTTGACCTTGATGCCAGCTGCGCTTTATATAATGATCAGAAACAACTGGAAGAGGTAATTTACTTTGGCAACCTGAGGTCTAAAAACGGCGCGGTAAGGCACAGCGGTGATGATTTAACCGGCGATATGGATGGCGATGACGGTTTGGATAACGAAATTATTACGCTTGAACTGCCCGCCCTGCCAGCCAGCACAACCTATGTGGCTTTTATGCTGAACAGTTTCAGGGGACAGGATTTTGGCGCAATCCCGTTTGCATCTATCCGCATTTACGAGGGAACGCCCACCCGGGTGAACGAGGTGTTTGCCAAATATGATATCGCTCATGGCGCCGGGTTTGCTGGGCACGTATCAATGGTGATGGGCGTGTTTTATAAACGTAACGGCGAATGGAAGTTTAACGCCATAGGCGAGCCAACGAACGACAAAGATTTGCAAAATACCGTTCAAACAGTTACAGCGAGATATCTATAATAAATTATTAACTTTAAAACAATCAAGCAATAAAGTGGCGGGTTTGCACAGCCGTTATTTTATTACAAAGTCATAAAAACTTGTCATATGGAAGATGTAACACCCACAGGCGCAACCGAAAGCCCTAACCCGATTAACGAAATACCGGCGGTTAAAACAGAAATGTCCTCGACGATGAAAGTTGACAAAGAGGGGAATGTTAACCTTGAACTGATAAAACCCGAAGAAGAAAAGAAATATGCTGAAGTAGCTAAAGACCTTAACCCTTCGGATATGAACTCCGTGTTGAATTATGGCGCCGACGTGCAGGGTTCGATGGAGAAATACAGTAACCAATTCCTGGTTTCTGTACGTACTTACAACTCCGGCGAGGTTGGCGGTTTAATTACCGACCTGCTCACCGAATTGAACTATATTGACGTTGATGAGCTGAACCAGGGCGCGTTTAAAAGTTTCCTGCTGCATGTTCCCTTCGTCAAAAACCTCATCTTCGATGCAAAAAAGCTTTTTGCAAAGTATGATACTGTTGTTGATAATATCGATAAGATCACCAATAAAATAAAAGCAGGCCGCTTAAACTCCATTAAAGATAATAGCTCGCTGCAAACTATGTTTGACAGTAATGTGGAATATATTAAGCAAATGGAGGACCTGATTATAGCGGGCCAGCTTAAACTTAATGAACTAAACGTTAAGCTTGCGCAAATGGACCAGCGCCCGGCAGATTACAATGATTACGAAATTGCCGACCTGCGCGACTTTGTAAACCGCCTGGATAAACGCATGGCCGACTTAAAAGTGGTGCGTTTCATCATGCTGCAATCGCTTGCACAGATCAGGGTAGTTCAAAATAATAATACTTCTATCGCCGAAAAAGCCCAGTCTATCATCTCAACCACCATTCCGGTTTGGAAAAATCAGCTCACTATCGCTGTCGCCCTGCAAAGGCAAAAAGCCAATGTTGAAATGCAGAAAAAGATAGCCGATACCACCAATACCATTTTATTAAAGAACGCCGAACTGCTTAAAACAAACAGCATTGACGTTGCCCGCGAAAATGAAAAAACAGTGGTTTCTATTGATACCCTGAAGAAAACTACCCAATCGTTGATTGAAACGCTGAACGAAGTAAAACGCATCCATGAGGAAGGCGCACAAAACCGGAAAAATTTAAACACAGAGTTACAAAGTTTAGAAACCGAACTGAAGAAAAATGTGACGAATGTTGGCTAAATTTGAAAAATGGATGATGCCGGCAAAGCGATACTAAATGAGTCGAACAGGATAATCAGCAAATTGCAGTTGCTGTCCGTTTTTTTCGGGGATGACATCATCTACAAGATTTATTTGCGGAGCCAGGTGATACACCAGTTATTTGCGGATAATCCGGAATTGGACATCAATAAACTCCAGCTGTTTCATTTGCAGTACAGCCAGTCGTTAATTGATTTACTGGTCAAAATAAAAAAGAACAACGAAAAGAGTATCCTGATTTTGCTTGACGAAATCCAGTTGAATAAGGATTTAATCGCAAAGATCAGGGAGTCTGTGCTTACGTTCGAACAGTATCGGCTCGACCAGCAAAGGCAGGCGTTAAAGATAAATACTTCATTAAGGAAGTTATTCCAGGTGTTGTCCGATGATACTACTGAATATCCTTTTGCAAAAAATGTCAACGCTTTTAGTGAACGTTACTCACCTGATTTTTATGCCGAAGTTTCGCCCGGTCTGATCACCGAACTGGAACAATATACGCCTGCCGACGTTTACAAAAATGCCTACGCGGTTATCCAGCGAAAATTAATGGGTGTGCTTTGTAAATACGATTTCAGAAGCAGCTTTGTTTGCGGTTTAAAAGCAGGGGATAGGATTGCCGAAGTTTACCGGTTGAATGATACCGACAGGTACTTCGTTTACTTTCCGGCAAAGGGATTGTTCCTGTTTTGCGATATTACAAAAATAGATCAGCGCGGGGTGCCTGTGGAATTGTCAAAAAAGAAACATTTATCAGGGAATTAACGGATAAAAACGACCAGTTAAACAGTAGTATCAACATTATAAAAACGACGATCCCGGCTGATATTAAAAACTTATTAGCTGATAATTACAAAAAACTAAACGACATTAACTTTTTACAAAATATAAGCGACGTAGACGTGCAGGCTAACATTTTAAAAAGTATGCTGAACACGGATATGATGTAAATAATCCATTTTTAATTTCCTTTTAACTTATGAATATACTGCACGAGGTGCTTGGCGCCGATATAAAGGCTGGAATCCTGATCATTTTAAACCTTATTTTAATAGAGAGTCTGCTCTCTGTGGACAATGCAGCGGTTTTGGCAACCATGGTACTCGACTTGCCTAAACACCAGCGCAACAAAGCCTTACGATACGGAATCATCGGGGCATATGTAATGCGGGGCATTTGCCTGTTTTTAGCGGCCTGGCTGGTAAAAATATGGTGGCTTAAACCACTTGGCGGCCTTTACCTGCTTTACCTGGCCTTTACCTATTTTAGAGGAAAACTAAGTGAAGCTGAAAATGGCGGCGGCGACAGCGAGGTAGACAAGAACAAAAATTGGGCTTACCGCTCAACTGTTGGATTGATCGGCACGCTGTGGGCCACTGTTATTTTAGTAGAAATTATGGATCTTGCCTTCTCTATTGATAACGTTTTTGCTGCCGTGGCGTTCACCAATCATGTTGTTCTCATTTACATTGGTGTGTTTATCGGCATTCTGGCCATGCGGTTTGTGGCCCAGGCTTTTGTAAAATTAATGGAAAAGTTCACTTTCCTGGAGACCGTAGCTTTTATAGTTATCGGTTTGCTGGGCATTAAGCTTACTGCGTCTTTATTTACTCATTTTTACCCCGAATCAGGCTTTTCTAAATTTATGACCGGCGAAAGCGCCGATATATTTACATCAGTATTTACAGTAGCTATTTTTATCCTGCCGGTTTTAAGTTCCTTGTTTTTCAATTACCCTAAAAAACATACGATAGAACCCGAAGTTGCTGAACGCGCAGAGGATGTGCTGAATAAAAGTTAATATTTAAACAGAATTTGACAGATGATTAAACTAATTGCAAGCTGGTTTGGTATTGGATATATCAAAGGTGGCGGCACTATTGCTGCCGCCGTTACCTGCGGGCTGATCTGGCTTTTATGGTCAACACCTGCAGGTCAGCATGAATGGATATTATTGTTGATTACAATATTAATCACTTTACTGGGAATTTACCTTGGCGATAAGGTTGAACCCTCCTGGGGAAAAGATAGCTCCAAAGTAGTTATTGACGAAGTATCGGGAATGCTGGTAACCATGTTATTTGTACCACACAATAACTGGTACCTGCTGGCCGGGTTTATATTATTCCGGTTTTTTGACATTGTAAAACCTTTATTTATCCGCAGGCTGGAGGATTTGCCAGGCGGTACCGGTGTTATGCTGGACGATGTTTTGGCCGGGGTATATGGCAATATCCTGATCCAGCTATTTATATGGCTAAAACTTTAGTCAATTCATATGCGGGTTTTGATGCGTCAGGCACGTACCCATGGGATGCTTAAATAGGGGATCATCACTCCCCATATCGTTTACTAAATCGGCCTGGGATTTGGTCATACCATATCATAATGCCTGCAAAACTGCTGACAGAATTTTGTCACTGACAAAATCTTGTCAACAGTTAAATTATTGATATTCAGTTTTTTAGCGCTTTTTAGCGTTTGTAGCATTTGTAGCGCACGCTACAAAACTATTGCAAAGGAGCCCTGCGGATGTGCAGTGAAATAACGATTGGATAAAAGTGTATCCGTCTTAATTAAGCCACATGGGATTATCTCTTGTAAGGATAGCTATTTTGCCTTCATCGCCGAAGTGAAAAAATAGACATTTTTCGGAATTTATTAAATAAAAAGCTGTTCCGGTTATGGTCAGGTACCTTTCTCCTCCAACTCTTCCACTTCACCCATAGCTTTTAAATAGTCGAACACTTTAAGCGCCTCGTCTTCATTTATTTTGCTGATAGCTACGCCCACATGTACCAGCACATAATCACCCACTTGCGCCTCGGGGACCATGCACAGGTTGATGGTTTTGTGAATACCACCGAAGGATACTTTGGCGGTACGGAACAGGTCGTCCAGTGTGGCGTCTATTTCTAATATTTTACCGGGTATTGCGAGGCACATAGCGTTGTTGTTTTAATTGTCGCCTCACCCCAAACCCCTCTCCAAAGAGAGGGACTTAAAAGCGAGGAATTATTGAGTTCATAATCAAGCCTCTCCTTCTTAAAAAGTACTCTCCTTTGGAGAGGATTTAGGTGAGGCTTTAGTTCTTTAAACCGCTTCCGGCTGCAGTACTTTTGATTTTAGCCAGTTATACCATAGCGGCAAACCTTCGCCGGTGGTGCAGCTCAGTTCAATGATCTCCAAATGGTGATTCACTTTTTTGGCATTGGCCTTTGCCTTTTCAATATCAAAAGGCACATAGGGCAGCAGGTCGGTTTTATTGATGATGCATAGGGTTGAGGAATGGAACATATCCGGGTATTTAAGCGGTTTGTCATCGCCTTCGGTTACACTGATGATTACTACCCTTTCTTTCTCACCCAGGTCAAACATTGCCGGGCATACCAGGTTGCCAACATTTTCAATAAATAAAACTGAATTGTCCTTTGGCTTCAGTCCCTGCATGGCATGCAATATCATGTGTGCGTCAAGGTGGCATCCTTTGCCGGTGTTGATCTGGGTGACCCTGGTGCCGGTGGCGAAAATACGGTCGGCATCGTTATTGGTTTGCTGGTCGCCTTCAATTACAGCAAATTCAAGTTCCCCTTTCAAATCTTTCAATGTCCTTTCCAGTAAGGAGGTTTTTCCCGAGCCGGGCGAGCTTACCAGGTTAAGCGCCAGTATATTTTTCGCATCAAAATAGCCGCGGTTACGCTCGGCAAGCAGGTTGTTTTGGTACAATACATCCTGTTCCACATCAATGATCTTTTTTTCGTTGGCATGCGGATGGGCGTGTGTATGCCCATGATCATGCGGGTGAACATGATCATGCGGGTGGCTATGGTCATGGGTATGCGGTTGATCTTTATCAACCAGGTAAAAAGTAGTTTTGCCGTCGGAGCCGCAGCCGCATGTAGCGCACATAATTTTAGTTTTTAATAGTTCAATACAATATTTATTTCACGAAACCAGCAGGGACCGTACCTTAAGTTCTTTCCCCTGTAATATCTCAATCAAATGCTCACCGCAAACCGGGCAGGCATCATAGTAATTTTTTATTTCGAATTCTGTATCACAGTCAAGGCATTTAGCTTTTGCGGTAATACTATTTATCTTCCTCACCGTATCTTTCAGCATGGTACCTTGGATGGCCTGTGTCCAGGCAAATTCCATACTGTCCATGTCAATTCCGCTCATGGTGCCAATGTCCAGCTCAATCTCATCAATCGCAGCAGCTTCAGCAGCCCTGGCATGATCTTCAGCGATCTTTATGATACCCATCACAATGGAAAGTTCATGCATTGTTTTAATTTGATTTTTGATACAACCGCATCAATGTTTTTAACTCAAAATTATCGGGATGTATCGGATATGTATGTGACAACGATCACTTTTTAAAATGATATTGCTTATAAGTCTCTTAAAATCACCTAAGTAAATTTGGTAATTATTTAGCCATTCAGCCTGAATATTGCCAACCCATTTAAATCATTGCTATCATGAATAATGAGATTATACCAAAGCAACCAACTTATTACGAGGAGGTGCAGCGAAAAGGGTATTCCCGCCGCGATTTTGTAAAATTTGTAAGTTTAATGACCGCATTTATCGGCCTGGAGCAGTCAGCCATAGGTAAGGTTGCCAAAGCGCTGGAGACCAAACCGAGGATGCCGGTGATCTGGCTGCATTTCCAGGAGTGTACCTGTTGCAGCGAAAGCTTTATCCGTTCATCTCACCCCATCGTTGCGGATATCCTGCTTGATAAGATCTCGCTGGATTACAGCGAAACACTGATGGCTGCATCCGGTACCCAGGCTGAAGCTGCGTTGAAAAACACCATGACCAAATACAAGGGCCAGTATATTTTGTGCGTTGAGGGTAGTGTACCGCTTGGTGCGGACGGAGTTTACTGTATGATAGGAGGTAAAACATCTCTTCAGATCTTACATGAAGTAGCAGAAGGCGCTGCGGCCATTATTGCATGGGGCAGTTGCGCCAGCAATGGCTGTGTGCAATCGGCCAAACCAAATCCAACACAAGCAACACCAATTCATAAAATCATTACCAATAAACCCATTATTAAGGTGCCCGGCTGCCCGCCAATCGGCGAAGTGATGGCAGGGGTTATCGTTCATTATTTAACTTTTGGCGTAATACCCGAGTTAGACAGGCTCGGCCGGCCAAAAGCATTTTACAACAAACGGGTACACGACACCTGTTACCGCCGTCCGTTTTATGATGCCGGTTTATTTGTGGAAAGCTTTGACGACGAGAATGCCAAAAAAGGCTATTGTTTATACAAAATGGGTTGTAAAGGGCCAACAACCTATAATGCCTGCGCGGTTACCAAATGGAACGGCGGCACCAGCTTCCCTATCCAGGCGGGGCACCCTTGTATTGGCTGCAGCGAAGCGAATTTTTGGGATAATGGCAGGTTATATGAAAGGGGATCTTCATTCGCCGGTTTTGGCATTGAAGCGGATGCCGATACTTTAGGTAAAGTTGCCCTGGGCGTAACCCTGGGTGCCGTGGCGGTTCATGCGGTAGCTACCAATTTTGGGAAGAGCAAAACTATCCACGAGCACCAGGCCGAAGGCAATGAAAGTGAACACGAATTGGAATCTTAATCAACGCACATCATAACAATAAAGAATCATGAGTAAGAGAATTGTTGTTGACCCGATCACCAGGATTGAAGGTCACTTACGGATAGAAGCTGATATTGAAAACGGGAAAATAAAAGACGCTTACAGCAGCGGTACCATGGTGCGCCTGCTGGAAGAAATATTACAGGGCCGCGACCCGCGCGATGCCTGGGCCTTTGTAGGCAGGGTGTGCGGGGTATGTACCTCTATCCACTCCTTAACATCGGTACGGTGTGTGGAAGATGCACTGGATATTACCATTCCGCCAAATGCCGAACTGGTGCGAAATATCATGTTTTGCACCCAATATATCCATGACCACGTGGTACATTTTTACCACCTGCATGCCATGGATTGGGTTGATGTGGTAAATGCACTAAAAGCTGATCCGAAAAAAACTTCGGAACTGGCACAAAGCATTTCGCACTGGCCAAAAAGCTCGCCTGGCTATTTCAGCGACATCCAAACCCGTATTAAAAAATTTGTAGCCAGTGGGCAGCTGGGTATTTTCTCCAATGGCTATTGGGGCCACAAAGCCTACAAACTGCCGGCCGAAGTAAACCTCATCGGCCTGGCACATTACCTTGAAGCGCTTGAGTGGCAAAAGGAAATCGTAAAAGTACATGCCATTTTCGGCGGTAAAAACCCGCACCCTAACTATTTGGTAGGCGGTATGGCCTGCGCCATCAACCTTGATGATGTGAGCATGATCAATGCAGAGCGTTTGGCTTATGTGGGCCAGTTATTACAGGATGGAAAAGATTTTGTTGAGCAGGTTTATATTCCTGATTTGATGGCCATTGCTTCGTTCTATAAGGATTGGGGCGCCATTGGCGGCGGGTTGGGTAATTATTTGGTGTATGGCGATTTGCCAACCAATGGCTACCGCGATCCATCCGCCTATAAATTTCCGGGCGGCGCTATACTCAATAAGGATGTAAGCAAAATTTATGATGTTGACTTGAGGAAAGATGACGAAGTGCAGGAATTTATTACCCACTCCTGGTATGAATACGCCGGGGGTGATGATAAAGGTTTGCACCCATGGAAAGGCGAAAGCAAGGTGAAATACAGCGGCCCGAAACCACCGTTTGACCACCTGGAAACTGATAAAAAATACAGTTATCTTAAAACACCAAGATGGAAAGGTCACGCCATGGAAGTGGGGCCTTTAGCCAGGGTGCTGGTTGGTTATGGACGCGGCAGACCTGAATTTAAAGAAGTGGTTGACAAAGCGCTGAAAGATCTGAATGTTCCGATCACAGCACTGTTCTCCACGCTCGGCAGAACTGCCGCCCGCGGCCTTGAAAGCAGTTTGACCGCGCAATGGGGCCTCGACTTTTATAACCAGTTACTGGCCAATATCAAGGCAGGTGATACCCGCATGGCCGAAATGAGCAAGTTCGATCCGGCTACCTGGCCAAAATCAGCTTTCGGCGTTGCGCATACCGAAGCACCACGCGGCGCACTGGGCCACTGGATCAATATCCAGGACGAGAAGATCGCCAACTACCAGCTGGTGGTTCCAACAACATGGAATGCGTCTCCACGGGACAGCAAAGGCGGCATGTCAGCTTATGAAGCAGCGCTGATAGATACCCCCGTTGCTGATGAAACGCAACCGCTTGAAATATTAAGGACCATCCACAGTTTTGACCCGTGTATGGCCTGCAGCGTGCATTTGTACGACGAAGAAGGCAAAACAATCAATAGGGTAAGTGTATTGGGCGATTAATAAAAAAACAATATTATGGCAAACAAATATTTACATATCGCCCGCTTACGGAGGGTATATGTGTGGGAAATGCCGGTAAGGTTTTACCACTGGTTAAATGCGCTCGTTATTGTTGTTTTAATCATCACAGGCTTTTATATCTCCAACCCGCTTGGTCTGTTAAGCCATAACGATGCCTCGCACCAATATACAATGGGCTGGTTCAGGTACCTGCATTTTGCGGCTGCTTATATTTTCTTTTTTAACTTTTTATTCCGGCTGTACTGGGGCTTTGTGGGCAATAAATTTGCCAACTGGAAACAATTTATCCCTACATCAAGGCGATTTTTTAAGGAAATGTGGGCCGTATTTAAAATTGATATCCTGATGCTGAAAAAGAACGGCAAAGAGCAGGACCATTTAAGCATCGGCCACAATGCGATGGCCGGGTTTATCTATTTCTTAACCTTCATTGCCTTTTTGGTACAGTGCTTAACCGGTTTTGGTTTATATGCCGGGATGTCATCCTGGTGGCTGCCAAAATTATTTGCCTGGGTTCCGGCCATGTTTGGCGGCGATATCCTTACGCGGCAAATCCACCACTGGTCTATGTGGTTCTTCATCCTCTTCGCGGTGATCCATGTTTACCTCGTCTTCTACCATGATTATGTCGAAGGCCGCGGCGAGATCAGCAGCATGGGCGGCGGCTTTAAATTTATTGAAGAAGAAATGTTTGAAAAGAATGCACACCAAACACCAAACCCCGAAAAGAAAGCAAAATGAAAAGATATAATGGTACATTGATACTCGGTATAGGGAATTACCTGATGGGTGATGAAGGCATTGGCGTGCATGTTGCCCGGGTGCTTGAGGAGGAGGAATTACCCGATGGAGTTGATGTGCTGGATGGCGGCACCGGCGGGTTTTACCTGCTGGAGTATTTCGAGTTATACAAACACGTTATTTTAGTTGATGCCACGCTGGATGGCAATGCCCCCGGCACCATCCGTTTAATAAAGCCCAGGTTTGCTGCCGATTTTCCGCCTGCCATGAGCACGCACGATATTGGTTTAAAAGACCTGGTAAGCGCCTTGCAGGTTTTGGGTAAAATGCCCGAAATTGACCTTTTTGTGGTAAGCATCGAGTCCGTACAGCAACAGGGCATCGAGCTTACCGCAAAAATTGCAAGCGTAGTGCCCGATATTATTAAAGAGATCAAATGCCTGCTCCATCTGAATGATGAGATCCTGGCAGAACCTCCATTTGGCAACCTGGTAAATATGCCCTAACGTGGAAACCTATCATATCCATATCAACGGCATAGTGCAGGGGGTTGGCTTCAGGCCGATGATTTATCATTTGGCAAAAAAACTGAACCTGAACGGATATGTGAAAAATGACAGTGATGGGGTAAATGTTATTTTTAATGCTTCGTATGATGAAGCGGATGCATTTTTTAAAAAAATAAAACTGGCTGCGCCTGAGAAATCAAAGATTATCTCGGCTAAACTTTTTAGCGTACCTGACCAAAATTATATTGATTTTACCATACTGGTTGAAGACAATAATGCCTGCGAAAAACAGGTGTTATTATCACCGGATATGGCCCTTTGCCCTGAATGCAGGGCTGAATTATACGATACCGGCAACCGCCGGTACCGTTATCCTTTTATTACCTGTACCCAATGCGGCCCGCGATATTCTATTTTAAAGGGCTTGCCTTATGAACGGCATACTACGTCAATGCAAAGTTTTACCATGTGCAATAACTGTAGTAATGAATACCATGATATCAGCGATCGGAGATTTTTTTCACAAACCAATTCATGCGCAGATTGCGGGATAAGTCTTAGTATTTACCGTGATATCTCCACGATCATTTCAAGCGATACAGAAGTTGTTTTGTCTCATATAAAAAAGGGGCTTCAACAGGGAAAAATTCTTGCTGTGAAGGGCATAGGCGGGTATTTACTACTTTGCGATGCCAATAATTCCAAAGCCATCTGTATCCTTCGAACCCGGAAATACAGGCCATCCAAGCCATTTGCTATACTCTATCCGGGTATTAAAAGTGTTCAAAATAGTTTTGAATTAGATGAACAGGAAAAGGCTTTACTGGAAAGCCCGGCGGCGCCTATAGTTTTACTGGTTCCCAAACGCGGGGCATTTTATGAGATGGCTGTAAAAGACATTGCTCCGGGTTTAAAGCGCCTGGGGGTGATGATCCCCTATAATCCCCTGCTGGAGTTAATCTCAGCTGATTTTGGTGGACCATTGATCGCCACCAGCGCGAATATATCCGGCTCGCCGATTATTTATAAAGATGACGACGCCCTTAACTATTTGTTTGATATTGCCGATTACGTGGTTAGCAACAACCGGGAGATCATCATCCCGCAGGATGACAGTGTGGTGCAGGTTTCCAAATATACGCACCAGCAAATCATTTTCAGGCGCTCAAGGGGGTACGCGCCATCTTTTTTGGATTATCAACCCAAAACCAAACAGTGCATCATGTCAACCGGTGCGTTTTTAAAAAGCTGTTTTGCCCTTGCCGTAAACGGGAATGTTTTTGTTAGCCAGTTTTTGGGCAGTGGCGAAAGTTTTGAATCGCAGCTGATGTACCGGCAAACCCTTGAACATTGGCTCGGTTTGTACGGGGTGAAACCGGAGGTTATTGTTGCCGATAGGCACCCTGGATATTTTTCTACTGAATACGCGATTGAGCTGGCCGAAAAGTTTGATGCAGAAGTAAAACTGGTGCAGCACCACGAGGCTCATTTTGCGGCTGTACTCGCCGAAAATAAGCTCATTAAAAAAGAGGAACCAATTTTAGGGGTGATATGGGATGGCACAGGTTTGGGTACGGATAGAAATATATGGGGCGGCGAGTTTTTTAAATACGAACATAACCAGATGGAGCGCGTTAACCATTTTGATTATTTCCCTACTGTTGCTGGTGACAAAACCGCGATGGAACCACGCATTGCAGCGCTATGTGCCATCAGCGAATCGGGCCATCAACCCTCCATCCTAAAAGAAAAATTCACCAATGCCGAATGGAATAATTACCATGCGCTGATCAGGCACGCTAACCTCTATACCTCATCGGCCGGCAGGATCTTCGATGCGGTCGCCTCCCTGGTGGGGATTTGCGACAAGCAGAGTTATGAAGGTGAAGCGGCGATGTACCTGCAAAGGGCGGCTGCAGTATATGTCATCGAAAATGGTTTCCACATGGACGAAACTTATATTAAAGAGTGGAAAGCAGCTGGACCCGTACCCACCACTACAATGATCCGC
This genomic window contains:
- the hypF gene encoding carbamoyltransferase HypF, whose amino-acid sequence is METYHIHINGIVQGVGFRPMIYHLAKKLNLNGYVKNDSDGVNVIFNASYDEADAFFKKIKLAAPEKSKIISAKLFSVPDQNYIDFTILVEDNNACEKQVLLSPDMALCPECRAELYDTGNRRYRYPFITCTQCGPRYSILKGLPYERHTTSMQSFTMCNNCSNEYHDISDRRFFSQTNSCADCGISLSIYRDISTIISSDTEVVLSHIKKGLQQGKILAVKGIGGYLLLCDANNSKAICILRTRKYRPSKPFAILYPGIKSVQNSFELDEQEKALLESPAAPIVLLVPKRGAFYEMAVKDIAPGLKRLGVMIPYNPLLELISADFGGPLIATSANISGSPIIYKDDDALNYLFDIADYVVSNNREIIIPQDDSVVQVSKYTHQQIIFRRSRGYAPSFLDYQPKTKQCIMSTGAFLKSCFALAVNGNVFVSQFLGSGESFESQLMYRQTLEHWLGLYGVKPEVIVADRHPGYFSTEYAIELAEKFDAEVKLVQHHEAHFAAVLAENKLIKKEEPILGVIWDGTGLGTDRNIWGGEFFKYEHNQMERVNHFDYFPTVAGDKTAMEPRIAALCAISESGHQPSILKEKFTNAEWNNYHALIRHANLYTSSAGRIFDAVASLVGICDKQSYEGEAAMYLQRAAAVYVIENGFHMDETYIKEWKAAGPVPTTTMIRNILADIASGKSASYVAAKFHYTLVCLIGVLADRANTKHICFSGGVFQNALLVDWIKTEYENKYQLYFHINLSPNDENISFGQMVYHDNGIKSKPIDGTVSKRKINKEDINDLYDLAL